The following are encoded in a window of Chitinophaga sp. H8 genomic DNA:
- a CDS encoding methyltransferase domain-containing protein has product MNADYWNTRYINGETGWDMGTVSPPLKAYIDQLENKALRILVPGGGNSYEAAYLWEQGFRHVTVLDIATVVVDQLRQRFAGTGIQLVAQDFFLHEAKYDLILEQTFFCALDPALRTQYVQHMYDLLDQGGHLAGVLFNREFAHSGPPFGGDMEAYRALFGPFFHFNTFAPCYNSHPARQGSEVFINFTRLNQHNHE; this is encoded by the coding sequence ATGAACGCAGATTATTGGAATACCAGGTATATAAATGGAGAAACGGGATGGGACATGGGCACGGTGTCGCCTCCGCTCAAAGCCTATATCGACCAGTTGGAAAACAAGGCGTTACGTATCCTGGTGCCCGGTGGAGGCAATAGTTATGAGGCTGCCTACTTATGGGAGCAGGGCTTTCGGCATGTAACTGTACTGGATATTGCTACCGTGGTAGTAGATCAGTTGCGGCAAAGATTTGCCGGAACCGGTATCCAGCTTGTGGCGCAGGACTTTTTCCTGCATGAGGCCAAATATGACCTGATATTGGAACAAACCTTCTTCTGTGCACTGGATCCTGCACTTAGAACGCAGTATGTACAGCATATGTATGATTTGCTGGATCAAGGCGGACACCTTGCCGGCGTGCTTTTTAACAGAGAATTTGCACATTCCGGCCCGCCTTTTGGTGGTGATATGGAAGCATACAGGGCACTGTTCGGGCCATTTTTTCATTTTAATACTTTTGCACCCTGTTATAATTCACATCCTGCCCGGCAGGGGAGTGAAGTGTTTATTAACTTTACAAGATTAAATCAGCATAACCATGAATAA
- a CDS encoding rhodanese-like domain-containing protein yields MNKFLRPAVVVLALLFAWMSGQAQQTVDVAAFEEGMQQPGVQIFDVRTAGEFNTGHLHNALQADYTKKEEFNERVKYLDKEKPVYVYCLSGGRSNAAAAWMRDNGFKEVVEMQGGINAWKKAGKALDGVKAAPQMTVNTFWQAVKADKLVLVDVGAEWCPPCRKMEPVLQQFLQTNKTVQLVKVDGGRDQEVMKAIDAIAPPTFIFYKNGKEVWRKTGIVDISELNKLAASR; encoded by the coding sequence ATGAATAAATTTTTGAGACCTGCTGTGGTGGTATTGGCTTTGTTATTTGCCTGGATGTCAGGTCAGGCACAACAGACGGTGGATGTAGCTGCTTTTGAAGAAGGCATGCAACAGCCCGGGGTACAGATTTTTGATGTGAGAACCGCCGGAGAATTTAATACAGGACACCTGCATAACGCTTTACAGGCTGATTATACTAAAAAAGAGGAGTTCAATGAGCGGGTAAAGTACCTGGATAAAGAGAAACCCGTATATGTATATTGTCTGAGTGGGGGACGCAGTAATGCTGCGGCGGCCTGGATGAGGGATAACGGATTTAAGGAAGTGGTGGAAATGCAGGGAGGGATCAATGCCTGGAAAAAAGCAGGAAAGGCATTGGATGGTGTAAAAGCAGCACCCCAAATGACGGTTAATACTTTCTGGCAGGCAGTAAAAGCAGATAAGCTGGTATTGGTTGATGTAGGGGCCGAGTGGTGTCCTCCCTGCCGGAAAATGGAACCGGTACTGCAACAGTTTTTGCAGACCAATAAAACAGTACAACTGGTGAAAGTAGATGGTGGCCGGGACCAGGAGGTCATGAAAGCCATAGATGCCATCGCACCTCCTACTTTCATTTTCTATAAAAATGGAAAGGAAGTATGGCGCAAAACCGGTATCGTGGATATCAGTGAACTGAATAAACTGGCTGCGAGCCGCTAG